One genomic window of Apus apus isolate bApuApu2 chromosome 9, bApuApu2.pri.cur, whole genome shotgun sequence includes the following:
- the WDR6 gene encoding WD repeat-containing protein 6, whose amino-acid sequence MEAVALAAPVTALEFAGDVLLAGIGPEVAAFRLTGGGQAAAAGRRSVLCEASVQGLRAEPGRGPGAAVRVAAFGGRWLAVLAVRRGGAGGEERLLATGGGTARALGARVWEVRWAAGGRLALALGGGAVALYEWRGGGQWLRRASCGGAGALRCAVLAGTGWARLALAAGTAAGAVVVWRAAAAAAPRRRLLGHRGAVLALCYSAPRGLLASASEDRSVRLWAVGELGGEGGEESPCLLVCYGHGARVAAVALRGPCPVSAGEDGACLEWDGGGGVRRARRGHRGALRALALRPAGGCLATGGDDGGVRLWWPRRAAPVAAAALGAPGRTRAVLLVGPRRVLALDEAGGLAAYEAAAGRWVPVLPPAAGGPRAVLAAVALPGGAEALCALGTGDGHLLLFALGRPGAAAELRLFDGAVRGLGWAPRPGLPPAAAALLASGPDGEMLWLDVTHRPEQAPLLRLRGRYQLPPCKQRWHTCGVFLPQGGLLVCGDRRGSLLLFPCSSSPRQAAESTGVANGGTDSDGEDSSSKSQPSYLLHKEALSLETPLSMLFGLHGKTGVTSVTCHGDYIYSTGRDGAYRQLRLQGQQLEVLQKHRPCKGLQWIEELRFTPDGDLLVLGFRADNFVVWSTRTNENLHCVPCGGGHRSWSYGSSPEAEAFAFIKRGDVLLYCCQAEPREQQLLLGSLHGREVTCVRRLGALGGPGHPGLNVFVTGSEDTTACVLALSEGSRTALPLARLSDHISSVRALALAGPAGPSQEGLSALLFSAGGRAQIECNRLLCAGDLASEGSVACQIIHVASHRLDEHWEKKKNRHKLVKMDPETRYMSLSFVSGTNSEQLPTPWKFLAAACSDGSVRVFGLLEAAQKLVLVAESFHHQRCVLKVEVFLHMQAGGERKHLLCSAATDGSLAFWDITSPVAEATAALHRAGGEMQPLALGSPLLTVMAHSCGVNSLHVRPMPEGRYLVASGSDDGSIHVCLLEVALDGQVTRGTCLRVLERAARPCAHAAHVTGIRVLRPDLLLSASVDQRLTLWGWGPGGLDPLSTTFFHVPDLAELDCWEVAEAGAGLRYCCVLCGQGLEMLQGTAPL is encoded by the exons ATGGAGGCGGTGGCGCTGGCGGCGCCGGTGACGGCGCTGGAGTTCGCGGGGGACGTGCTGCTGGCGG GCATCGGCCCGGAGGTGGCGGCGTTCCGGCTGACCGGCGGCGGGCAGGCAgcagcggcggggcggcggaGCGTGCTGTGTGAGGCCAGCGTGCAGGGGCTGCGGGCCGAGCCCGGCCGCGGTCCCGGGGCGGCGGTGCGGGTGGCGGCCTTCGGCGGGCGCTGGCTGGCGGTGCTGGCGGtgcggcgcggcggggcgggcggcgagGAGCGGCTGCTCGCGACGGGCGGCGGGACGGCGCGGGCGCTGGGGGCGCGGGTGTGGGAGGTGCGgtgggcggcgggcgggcggctgGCCCTGGCTCTGGGCGGCGGGGCCGTGGCGCTGTACGAGtggcggggcggcgggcagTGGCTGCGGCGGGCCagctgcggcggggccggggcgctgCGCTGCGCCGTGCTGGCGGGGACGGGCTGGGCGCGGCTGGCGCTGGCGGCGGGGACGGCGGCGGGGGCCGTGGTGGTgtggcgggcggcggcggcggcggccccgcggcggcggtTGCTGGGGCACCGGGGCGCGGTGCTGGCGCTCTGCTACTCGGCGCCGCGGGGGCTGCTGGCCTCCGCCTCCGAGGACCGCAGCGTGCGGCTGTGGGCGGTGGGCGAGCtgggcggggaggggggcgaGGAGAGCCCCTGCCTGCTGGTGTGCTACGGGCACGGGGCGCGGGTGGCGGCCGTGGCGCTGCGGGGGCCGTGCCCGGTCAGCGCCGGGGAGGACGGTGCCTGCCTGGAGTGGGACGGCGGCGGCGGCGtgcggcgggcgcggcggggacACCGCGGAGCCCTGCGCGCCCTGGCTCTGCGCCCCGCCGGCGGCTGCCTCGCCACGGGCGGCGACGACGGCGGGGTCCGGCTCTGGTGGCCCCGGCGGGCGGCcccggtggcggcggcggcgctgggGGCCCCGGGGCGGACGCGGGCCGTGCTGCTGGTGGGCCCGCGGCGGGTGCTGGCGCTGGACGAGGCGGGCGGGCTGGCGGCCTACGAGGCGGCAGCGGGGCGGTGGGTGCCGGTGCTGCCTCCCGCCGCCGGCGGGCCGCGGGCAGTGCTGGCGGCCGTGGCCCTGCCCGGCGGGGCCGAGGCGCTGTGCGCGCTGGGCACCGGGGACggccacctcctcctcttcgCCCTgggccgccccggggccgccgccgaGCTGAGACTGTTCGATGGAGCCGTGcgcgggctgggctgggccccccgccccgggctgccccccgctgctgccgcccTCCTGGCCTCCGGGCCCGACGGGGAGATGCTGTGGCTGGATGTCACCCACCGCCCTGAGCAGGCGCCCTTGTTGCGGCTCAGGGGACGCTATCAGCTGCCCCCCTGCAAGCAACGCTGGCACACCTGTGGGGTCTTCCTGCCCCAGGGAGGGCTCCTGGTCTGTGGGGACCGCCGgggctccctcctcctcttcccttgcAGCAGCTCCCCACGGCAGGCTGCAGAAAGCACCGGTGTTGCCAATGGCGGCACCGACTCGGATGGCGAGGACTCCAGCAGCAAGTCACAGCCCTCTTACTTGTTGCACAAAGAGGCTCTTTCCCTCGAGACCCCGCTGTCCATGCTCTTCGGGCTCCATGGCAAGACAGGGGTTACCTCGGTGACCTGCCACGGGGACTACATTTACAGCACAGGGCGGGATGGTGCCTACCGGCAGCTCCGtctgcagggccagcagctggaggtgctgcagaagcacaggCCCTGCAAAGGGCTGCAGTGGATCGAGGAGCTGCGCTTCACCCCGGATGGGgacctgctggtgctgggctttCGTGCTGACAACTTTGTGGTGTGGAGCACCAGGACCAACGAGAACCTCCACTGCGTCCCCTGCGGCGGGGGGCACCGCTCCTGGAGCTACGGCAGCAGCCCCGAGGCCGAGGCCTTTGCCTTCATCAAGCGCGGGGACGTGCTGCTGTACTGCTGCCAAGCCGAGCCCCgcgagcagcagctgctgctggggtccCTGCACGGGCGGGAGGTCACCTGCGTGCGGCGcctgggggctctgggggggcCCGGCCACCCTGGCCTTAATGTCTTTGTCACCGGCAGCGAGGACACCACGGCCTGTGTCTTGGCGCTCAGTGAGGGCTCCCGCACGGCCCTGCCCCTCGCCCGGCTCAGCGACCACATCTCCAGCGTCAGGGCACTGGCACTGGCTGGCCCCGCGGGACCCAGCCAGGAGGGTCTGTCtgccctgctcttctctgcGGGCGGCCGGGCACAGATTGAGTGCAAcaggctgctgtgtgctggggaccTGGCCTCTGAGGGCTCTGTGGCCTGCCAGATCATCCACGTGGCTTCCCACCGGCTGGATGAGcactgggagaaaaagaagaacaggCACAAGCTCGTCAAGATGGATCCGGAGACGAG GTACATGTCCCTCTCATTCGTGTCCGGGACTAACTCTGAGCAGCTGCCAACACCTTGGAAgttcctggctgctgcctgcagtgatGGATCGGTTCG GGTCTTTGGACTGCTGGAGGCTGCTCagaagctggtgctggtggctgagTCGTTCCACCACCAGCGCTGTGTGCTGAAGGTGGAGGTGTTCCTGCAcatgcaggcaggaggggagag GAAGCACCTGCTGTGCAGCGCAGCCACCGACGGCAGCCTCGCCTTCTGGGACATCACCAGCCCCGTGGCGGAGGCGACAGCCGCCCTGCACCGAGCAGGGGGGGAGATGCAGCCCCTGG ccctgggctccccGCTGCTCACGGTCATGGCCCACAGCTGCGGCGTGAACAGCCTCCACGTCCGCCCCATGCCGGAGGGACGGTACCTGGTGGCCAGTGGCAGTGACGATGGCTCCATCCACGTCTGCCTGCTGGAGGTGGCTCTGGATGGCCAGGTGACAAGGGGGACCTGCCTGCGTGTCCTGGAGCGGGCAGCCAGGCCCTGTGCCCACGCTGCCCACGTCACAGGGATCCGGGTGCTGCGGCCGgacctgctgctctctgcctcgGTGGACCAGCGCCTGAcgctgtggggctggggcccTGGGGGGCTGGACCCCCTCAGCACCACCTTCTTCCATGTGCCTGACCTGGCTGAGCTGGactgctgggaggtggcagaggctggggcagggctgcggTACTGCTGTGTGCTATGTGGGCAGGgcctggagatgctgcagggcacagcaccCCTCTGA
- the DALRD3 gene encoding DALR anticodon-binding domain-containing protein 3 has protein sequence METERAAAGLAGTLRALNGALCGALGRPAALWVKESGARNLRQRDFLAPRAALRAAFPGGQVPADVVAGVAALGGPGVLPVRGCQETPAGLAVQLRRPEAFRRLLGPPGGPAPAAGQPAGWVLLHCPALRGPAALRPRHLRPLLLADHLAQLLRTQGVGVRLVPALTEEGTRKVLQQLHVDWPSSSGGSVLRDTISALKRALGQSPCATGWEQGLGTATLPEDVICKVHLKSFVEQQGLVGYDPNLDVLLVTEGKLQSLAELQQALLQGMAGGQGSCCSIVHVVNCEDEFQQQQLDLLWRILDPGAHTALQKHLVCGPVKVTNPSSPIGADQYFQLRRHQMFEASVMKYGELAQDEAWTEVIDTLTAAAIRFEILSTAHRSQITLDLEDSSISTKGTKSGAFVMYNCARLATLFDTYERAVEQGTYPPLPPASELNFSCLREEGEWLLLFNYLLPFPDVLQQAAQLPTATKGIRITANTEAVCKFLIQLSMDFSSYYNRVHILGEPFPHLFEQMFARLRLLGAVRGVFHSALETLHLPPLSQI, from the exons ATGGAGACGGAgcgggccgcggcggggctggcgggcaCGCTGCGGGCGCTGAACGGGGCGTTGTGCGGGGCGCTGGGCCGGCCCGCCGCGCTCTGGGTGAAGGAGAGCGGCGCCCGCAACCTGCGGCAGCGGGACTTCCTGGCGCCGCGGGCCGCGCTCCGCGCCGCCTTCCCCGGGGGGCAG GTACCCGCTGACGTCGTGGCGGGCGTGGCGGCGCTGGGAGGCCCGGGGGTGCTGCCGGTGCGGGGCTGCCAGGAGACGCCGGCGGGGCTGGCGGTGCAGCTGCGGCGCCCCGAGGCCTTCCGGAGGCTGCTGGGGCCCCCGGGCGGCCCGGCTCCCGCGGCGGGGCAGCCGGcgggctgggtgctgctgcactgCCCGGCCctgcgcggccccgccgccctccgGCCCCGCCATCTCCGCCCGCTCCTGCTGGCCGACCACCTGGCCCAGCTGCTGCGCACCCAGGG GGTCGGCGTTCGCCTGGTCCCTGCCCTCACTGAGGAGGGGACTCGAaaggtcctgcagcagctccacgTCGACTGGCCCTCCAGCTCCGGTGGCTCCGTGCTCCGTGACACCATCTCAGCCTTGAAGCGAGCACTGGGCCAGTCCCCCTGTGccacaggctgggagcaggggctgggcacGGCCACGCTGCCTGAGGATGTCATCTGTAAAGTGCACTTGAAGAGCTTTGtggagcagcagggcttggTGGGCTATGACCCCAACCTCGATGTTCTTCTCG tgACAGAGGGGAAGCTGCAGtccctggctgagctgcagcaagccctgctgcagggcatg gctggaggcCAGGGGAGTTGCTGCAGCATCGTGCACGTGGTGAACTGCGAGGATgaattccagcagcagcagctggatctGCTATGGAGAATTTTGGATCCAGGAGCCCACACAGCTTTGCAG AAACACCTTGTCTGTGGGCCAGTGAAGGTGACAAACCCCTCATCACCCATCGGGGCAGACCAGTACTTCCA GCTCCGAAGGCACCAGATGTTCGAAGCCTCCGTGATGAAGTATGGGGAGCTGGCACAAG atgAGGCCTGGACTGAGGTGATTGACACcctcacagcagctgccatCCGGTTTGAGATACTGAGCACTGCCCACCGGAGCCAG ATCACCCTGGACCTGGAGGACAGCAGCATCTCCACGAAGGGAACCAAGAGTGGTGCCTTTGTGATGTACAACTGTGCCCGGCTGGCCACGCTCTTTGACACCTACGAGCGGGCTGTGGAGCAGG GCACTTATCCACCTCTGCCACCAGCATCAGAACTGAACTTCTCCTGCCTCCGGGAAGAG GGTGAATGGCTCCTGCTCTTCAACTatctcctgcccttccctgatgtcctgcagcaggcagcacagctgcccaCAGCCACCAAAGGGATCCGGATCACAGCCAACACAGAGGCA GTGTGCAAGTTCCTGATCCAGCTCAGCATGGATTTCAGCTCCTACTACAACCGGGTCCACATTCTAGGG GAGCCGTTCCCCCACCTCTTTGAGCAGATGTTTGCCCGCCTGCGGCTGCTGGGAGCAGTGAGGGGTGTGTTCCACAGCGCGCTGGAAACTCTGCACCTCCCTCCTCTCAGCCAGATCTGA